Proteins from a genomic interval of Toxotes jaculatrix isolate fToxJac2 chromosome 5, fToxJac2.pri, whole genome shotgun sequence:
- the dgkzb gene encoding diacylglycerol kinase zeta isoform X4 has protein sequence MDQQQQQQAEEERPAQRSTSVQDGGEEPFTSTPVASSTSTSSSSNTELPPVAPAPRCHHTSRTFTGLRIFCRRKAIAKSGLQHVATQPSVSTSGQTDPLQEPSSTVDWSDNAQFGDHIWFETSGSGDFCYVGEQYCVAKSLQKSVARKKCAGCKISVHTMCMEQLEKINFRCKPSFREPGSRAVRESNVVRHHWVHRRRQTGKCRQCGKGFQQKFSFHSKEIVAISCSWCKQAYHNKVTCFMLQQIEECCSLGAHAAVIVPPTWIIRVRRPQSSLKSSKKKKRTSLKCNKSSKKGAELQDGRWKPFLVKPLPSQLMKPLLVFVNPKSGGNQGAKIIQSFMWYLNPRQVFDLTKGGPREGLELYAKVPNLRILACGGDGTVGWILSVLDQLNLRPQPPVAILPLGTGNDLARTLNWGGGYTDEPITKILSHVEDGNIVQLDRWNLNVEANPDARPDERDEHQTDKLPIDVFNNYFSLGFDAHVTLGFHESREANPEKFNSRFRNKMFYAGTAFSDFLSGSSKDLAKHIKVVCDGTDLTAKVQELKLQCLLFLNIPRYCAGTMPWGHPSEHQDFEPQRHDDGCIEVIGFTMTSLATLQVGGHGERLHQCKEVTLTTYKSIPMQVDGEPCKLAPSIIHINLRNQANMVQKAKRRISMPHLNDQQPVPEKLQIRVNRISMAAYEALHYDKDQLKEASMPLGVITVPGDSDLETCRLLIERLQDNLDQDCDTLKGECLSSQKLSMKWCFLDCTTADRFYRIDRAQEHLNYVTEISQEELYILDPELVVKETVGTSPGMPDLVDSEEHQDQKRQFAFPCSPSSPTTSNTPRVRDFQRRRISSDSSVADALSQSSSKTTLCRRGAKILNVHRSNTTLAAFRPLISPSSATSHDPGKEAELISCIKTEDLDRLMELHQQGADILLQDGTGCTLLHHAVEAGSKDIVQYLIDNVPTSHLDITERETGETALHKAATSCQRSVCHYLVEAGASLMKTDLQGDTPKQRAEKANDQELAEYLENRQHYQMIQREDQETAV, from the exons GAAAGCCATTGCAAAGTCGGGCCTGCAGCACGTGGCGACCCAGCCCAGCGTCTCAACATCCGGACAGACCGACCCGCTGCAGGAGCCCAGCAGCACCGTGGACTGGAGC GACAACGCCCAGTTCGGGGACCACATTTGGTTCGAGACCAGTGGGTCTGGAGACTTCTGTTACGTTGGTGAGCAGTACTGCGTCGCTAAATCACTG CAAAAGTCAGTAGCGAGGAAGAAATGTGCTGGATGTAAGATTTCAGTCCACACCATGTGCatggagcagctggagaag ATTAATTTCAGGTGCAAGCCGTCGTTTAGAGAACCAGGATCTCGAGCTGTTCGAGAG TCCAATGTTGTGCGACATCACTGGGTCCACAGGAGGCGTCAGACGGGGAAGTGTCGGCAGTGTGGGAAG GGATTTCAGCAgaagttttcatttcacagcaaaGAGATCGTCGCCATCAGCTGCTCGTGGTGCAAACAGGCG tatcACAACAAGGTGACGTGCTTCATGCTGCAGCAGATAGAGGAGTGCTGCTCCCTGGGAGCTCATGCTGCCGTCATCGTTCCTCCTACCTGGATCATCAGGGTCCGCCGAccacag tCGTCTCTGAAGTCcagtaaaaagaagaaaaggacgTCGCTGAAATGCAACAAGTCGAGCAAGAAGGGAGCTGAG CTTCAGGATGGCCGCTGGAAGCCCTTCCTGGTGAAGCCTCTCCCCTCTCAGCTCATGAAGCCTCTGCTGGTGTTTGTTAACCCAAAGAGCGGCGGAAACCAG ggAGCCAAGATCATCCAGTCCTTCATGTGGTACCTGAATCCCCGGCAGGTGTTTGACCTGACAAAGGGTGGACCCAGAGAGGG GCTGGAGCTGTATGCCAAAGTACCCAACCTGAGGATCTTGGCCTGTGGAGGAGACGGGACA gttggATGGATCTTGTCAGTTCTGGACCAGTTGAATCTTCGTCCTCAGCCTCCCGTGGCCATCCTTCCTCTGGGGACCGGCAACGACCTCGCGAGGACTCTGAACTGGGGAGGG GGTTACACTGATGAACCCATCACAAAGATCCTCTCACACGTTGAGGATGGAAACATCGTCCAGCTGGACCGGTGGAACCTGAACGTGGAGGCAAACCCTGATGCCCGACCGGATGAGAGGGACGAgcatcagacagacaaa cTTCCTATCGACGTCTTCAATAACTACTTCAGTCTGGGCTTCGATGCTCACGTCACACTCGGCTTCCATGAATCTAGAg AGGCAAACCCAGAGAAGTTCAACAGCCGCTTCAGGAATAAGATGTTCTATGCAGGG acagCCTTCTCAGATTTCCTGAGCGGGAGTTCGAAAGACCTCGCCAAGCACATCAAAGTGGTG TGTGATGGGACAGACCTGACAGCCAAAGTCCAGGAGCTGAAGTTACagtgtctcctcttcctcaacaTCCCCAG gtaCTGTGCGGGCACCATGCCCTGGGGTCACCCCAGCGAGCATCAGGACTTCGAACCTCAGCGTCACGACGACGGCTGCATCGAGGTCATCGGCTTCACCATGACGTCTCTG GCCACACTGCAGGTCGGGGGTCACGGCGAACGTCTCCACCAGTGTAAAGAAGTGACCCTCACCACCTACAAGTCCATCCCCATGCAGGTGGACGGTGAGCCCTGCAAGCTGGCACCGTCCATAATCCACATCAACCTGAGGAACCAGGCCAACATGGTGCAGAAGGCCAAGAGGAGGATCTCCATGCCCCACCTCAACGA cCAGCAGCCCGTTCCTGAGAAGCTGCAGATCAGAGTGAACAGGATCAGCATGGCAGCGTACGAGGCTCTGCACTACGACAAGGACCAGCTGAAGGAGGCCT caatGCCGTTGGGAGTGATCACTGTCCCCGGAGACAGTGACCTGGAAACCTGCCGCCTGCTCATCGAGCGCCTGCAGGACAACCTGGACCAG GACTGTGACACGTTGAAGGGAGAGTGTCTGTCTTCACAAAAACTCTCCATGAAGTGGTGTTTCCTCGACT gtaCAACTGCAGACCGTTTCTACAGGATCGACCGAGCTCAG GAGCACCTAAACTACGTGACAGAGATCTCCCAGGAGGAGCTGTACATCCTGGACCCGGAGCTGGTTGTAAAGGAGACAGTGGGTACCTCCCCTGGGATGCCAGACCTGGTGGACTCAGAAGAGCACCAGGACCAGAAGAGACAGTTCGCCTTCCCCTGCTCCCCGTCCTCCCCTACCACCTCAAACACACCCAG gGTGAGGGactttcagaggaggaggatctcCAGTGACAGTTCGGTGGCTGATGCTTTGTCCCAGAGCTCCTCTAAGACCACCCTGTGCAG GAGAGGGGCAAAGATTCTCAATGTTCATCGCTCCAATACAACCCTCGCTGCTTTCAGACCCCTGATTAG TCCTTCCAGTGCTACCTCTCACGACCCTGGGAAAG AAGCAGAGTTGATCAGCTGCATCAAGACTGAAGACCTGGACAGA CTGATGGAGCTCCACCAGCAGGGGGCGGACATCCTGCTGCAGGACGGAACCGGCTGCACGCTGCTGCATCACGCTGTGGAGGCTGGCAGCAAGGACATCGTCCAGTACCTCATTGACAATG TGCCCACGTCTCACCTGGacataacagagagagagac tggtgaGACAGCACTTCACAAAGCTGCCACCTCCTGTCAGAGGAGTGTCTGTCACTACCTGGTGGAGGCTGGGGCGTCGCTCATGAAGACAGATCTGCAG ggtgATACTCCTAAACAGCGAGCTGAGAAGGCCAACGACCAGGAACTGGCTGAGTACCTGGAGAACCGCCAACATTACCAGATGATCCAGAGAGAAGACCAAGAGACAGCGGTCTGA